In Lysinibacillus sp. FSL M8-0337, the following proteins share a genomic window:
- a CDS encoding endospore germination permease — translation MKNVGSISILHVVFLAMTVIGLKNHVTIMPPLLEVAERDSWLSVIFTSLIMFPWLFLLVYIHRKSKQEPLKNWLKQKIGKVGSNIVIYTIVIVLIIIAAFTMIETLQWINTTFLPKTPKLILLAIYVTLCILLVMTSLQTIVIVNVFVLLAVVVFGFFVAFTNLQVKDHELLRPFFEHGFQPILSGLIYPASGFSELIMFLLIQHQIKDRLRWYHFAIMLLILAGLTLGPLIGAITEFGPTEAAKQRYPAYEEWGLVTIGRYVEHLDFLSIYQWLTGTFIRVGFILYVVTDLLGMVGDHQRIWKMVALPFFFICLPLILLNEHIFLELKGNYILTATFIFFFLLSIFLMIVAFMSGKKANKSKADYQDTESGDT, via the coding sequence ATGAAAAATGTCGGATCGATTAGTATTTTACATGTTGTCTTCCTAGCAATGACAGTTATTGGCTTAAAAAATCACGTAACCATAATGCCTCCATTATTAGAGGTTGCAGAAAGAGATAGCTGGTTATCCGTTATTTTCACATCACTAATCATGTTTCCTTGGCTCTTTCTTTTAGTGTATATTCATAGAAAATCAAAACAAGAACCTTTAAAAAATTGGCTAAAACAAAAAATAGGAAAAGTCGGCTCGAATATCGTCATCTATACAATTGTCATTGTTCTCATCATTATTGCAGCCTTTACAATGATTGAAACGTTACAGTGGATCAATACAACCTTTTTACCTAAAACACCAAAGTTAATTTTGCTTGCTATTTATGTTACTCTTTGTATTTTGCTTGTCATGACTAGTTTACAAACAATTGTTATTGTCAATGTATTCGTTTTATTAGCGGTCGTCGTATTTGGCTTTTTTGTCGCGTTTACCAATTTACAAGTGAAGGACCATGAGTTATTACGGCCTTTTTTTGAGCATGGTTTCCAACCAATCTTATCAGGGCTCATCTACCCCGCTTCCGGCTTTTCAGAATTAATAATGTTTTTACTTATCCAACATCAAATTAAAGATCGACTTCGATGGTATCACTTTGCCATCATGCTACTAATTCTAGCAGGGTTAACATTGGGACCACTTATTGGTGCTATTACAGAATTTGGACCCACTGAAGCTGCTAAACAACGTTATCCTGCTTACGAAGAATGGGGATTAGTAACTATAGGGCGCTATGTAGAACATTTAGACTTTCTTTCTATTTATCAATGGCTTACAGGAACATTCATTCGTGTTGGATTTATTTTATATGTTGTAACGGACTTACTGGGCATGGTGGGAGACCACCAACGCATATGGAAAATGGTAGCACTTCCGTTCTTTTTCATATGCCTGCCACTAATATTATTAAATGAGCACATATTTCTAGAACTCAAAGGAAATTATATATTAACAGCTACGTTTATTTTCTTTTTCTTACTATCCATTTTTTTAATGATTGTGGCTTTCATGTCAGGAAAAAAAGCAAACAAGTCTAAAGCCGATTACCAAGACACGGAAAGTGGTGACACCTGA
- a CDS encoding TSUP family transporter → MPFDLDLNILLILIIFGFLAAFIDSVVGGGGLISLPALLFVGLPPSAAVATNKLAGTMGSLTSTITFYRSGKLDIKSVYKLFPFVFIGSMIGAWIVHLIDPSVLKPLMLIMLAVVAVYTIFKKDWGSISTYNKLTPKRYAGFIFIITLIGFYDGFLGPGTGSFLLFSFLIVGFDFLKSAGNAKFLNFGSNIAALLMFIYLGQIHYTYGFAMGLAQIAGAIVGSKFAIKRGSSYVRKLFIVVTILLLLKNTYDYFS, encoded by the coding sequence GTGCCTTTTGATTTAGATTTGAATATTTTATTGATTCTTATTATTTTTGGCTTTTTGGCCGCATTTATTGACTCTGTAGTTGGTGGAGGTGGGCTTATTTCATTGCCTGCCCTCTTATTTGTAGGATTACCACCTTCTGCAGCCGTCGCAACCAATAAACTTGCCGGTACAATGGGCTCTCTGACGAGTACCATTACGTTTTACCGTTCTGGAAAATTAGACATCAAATCCGTCTACAAGCTATTTCCATTTGTTTTTATTGGCTCCATGATTGGGGCATGGATTGTCCATTTAATCGATCCAAGTGTTTTAAAACCGTTAATGTTAATTATGCTAGCCGTTGTAGCCGTTTATACAATATTCAAAAAAGACTGGGGGAGCATTTCTACATATAATAAGCTAACACCTAAACGATATGCTGGTTTCATCTTTATTATTACTTTAATTGGCTTCTATGATGGTTTTTTAGGACCAGGTACAGGCTCATTCTTACTATTTTCCTTTTTAATAGTAGGCTTTGACTTTTTAAAATCTGCGGGCAATGCTAAATTTTTGAATTTTGGCAGTAACATTGCAGCACTTTTAATGTTTATCTACTTAGGGCAGATCCATTATACTTATGGCTTCGCTATGGGGCTTGCACAAATTGCAGGTGCGATTGTTGGTTCAAAATTTGCTATTAAACGTGGGAGCAGTTATGTACGTAAGCTATTTATTGTCGTAACAATCCTATTACTACTGAAAAATACATACGACTATTTTTCATAA
- a CDS encoding sigma-70 family RNA polymerase sigma factor: protein MKTRNAFQHEEVFVQLIREQKERFYLLAYSYTKNEQDALDIVQDSIQKAMLSLDRLEHVDYMKSWFYKIVVRTAIDFLRKHNRLQVTDDDTLQYLTPAQEDIYEDIDLEHALEELPQMYREVVILHYFEDLKLADVANILDIKLSTAKSRLYKALKLLKIQLQDGKGETTHG, encoded by the coding sequence ATGAAAACAAGAAATGCATTTCAACATGAAGAGGTGTTTGTCCAGTTAATTCGCGAACAGAAAGAACGATTTTATTTGCTAGCCTATAGCTATACGAAAAACGAGCAAGATGCACTCGATATAGTACAAGACAGCATTCAAAAAGCGATGCTTTCTCTCGATCGACTAGAACACGTGGATTATATGAAAAGTTGGTTTTACAAAATCGTTGTAAGAACAGCAATAGATTTTTTGCGCAAACATAATCGTTTACAAGTAACAGACGACGACACTCTTCAATATTTAACACCTGCACAAGAAGATATTTACGAAGACATCGACTTAGAGCATGCGTTAGAAGAATTACCCCAGATGTACCGTGAAGTAGTGATTTTGCATTATTTTGAGGATTTAAAGCTAGCTGATGTTGCCAATATATTGGACATCAAGTTGAGCACAGCAAAATCACGCCTATATAAAGCCTTAAAACTTTTAAAAATACAACTCCAAGATGGGAAGGGAGAAACCACACATGGATAA
- a CDS encoding RsiV family protein, which produces MDKKLKDLKKQYDEVPIPKELDFVVENALKQSKKKKKNRTPHWLLGTAAAAMLFTASLNVSPAMARTLSEIPVVGSVVKVLTWTEYEVADDTYEANIKVPSIENLENQKLANTLNEKYRAEGKALYDEFIADVGDIKANGGGHYGVDSGYDIKTDNDQILSIGRYIVNTVGSSSTVMHYDTIDKQNEILITLPMLFKDDSYIRVISDNIKEQMREQIAASNEEKVYWVKGAGLPDEDLMDVFKAIDAEQQFYISDKGKLIISFDKYEVAPGYMGVVEFEIPTDVLQNSLVSNQYIH; this is translated from the coding sequence ATGGATAAAAAATTAAAAGATTTAAAAAAACAATATGATGAAGTACCAATCCCAAAAGAGCTTGACTTTGTTGTTGAAAATGCACTAAAGCAAAGTAAAAAGAAGAAAAAAAATCGAACGCCACACTGGTTACTAGGAACAGCAGCAGCAGCAATGCTGTTTACCGCTAGCTTAAACGTTAGCCCTGCAATGGCACGTACCCTTTCGGAAATACCGGTTGTCGGAAGTGTTGTAAAAGTACTTACTTGGACTGAATACGAAGTGGCAGATGACACATATGAAGCAAATATTAAAGTTCCTTCTATTGAAAATTTAGAAAATCAAAAGCTTGCCAATACATTAAATGAAAAGTATCGTGCAGAAGGAAAAGCGCTTTACGATGAATTTATTGCAGATGTTGGCGATATAAAGGCGAATGGCGGTGGTCACTATGGCGTAGATAGCGGCTATGACATTAAAACAGATAACGATCAAATTTTATCGATAGGACGTTATATCGTCAATACAGTTGGTTCTTCTTCAACAGTGATGCATTATGATACAATTGATAAACAAAATGAAATTTTAATCACGCTACCAATGTTATTTAAAGATGACAGCTATATTCGTGTCATTAGTGACAATATTAAAGAACAAATGCGTGAACAAATTGCTGCATCGAACGAAGAAAAAGTCTATTGGGTCAAAGGTGCAGGCTTGCCTGATGAGGATTTAATGGATGTTTTTAAAGCTATAGACGCTGAACAACAATTCTATATTTCGGATAAAGGAAAGCTTATTATTTCATTCGATAAATATGAAGTAGCACCTGGTTATATGGGCGTAGTAGAATTTGAAATTCCAACGGACGTACTTCAAAACAGTCTTGTAAGTAATCAATATATTCATTAA